One region of Syntrophobacter fumaroxidans MPOB genomic DNA includes:
- a CDS encoding 4Fe-4S dicluster domain-containing protein: MIEIRVGEFAEKLGVHRNTVRNWIKNGTLRATSTVAKKYFIQLEDLRRFCRFQSIPESVFTQLAQWDVESLPVKEETMNINTTSAPELRTIGIRDNLLRADPQWADVCLTCGSCASACPISGVDGLDPRKIVRMVVLGRTKEVVDSNWTWKCTLCGKCEEACPMNVELVKLFRRIRGLREREKVPGPLHKGVLMALRRGNNLGIPKSEFVDLLVEVGEELAEECCPGFATPVDVQGANLLVTVNSKEPFGEPDDMKFWWKIFHAAGESWTIPSENWEGVNWGLFTGDDEAMRIMVGRLVDNMYRLEAKKLVLPEUGHAYYATRFGLEKWYAEDLKKFEIVTIFDVLMEYLKSGRIKVDPALHSELTTYHDPCNYGRKSLKAFGIGYFEEPRWIVRQCCPNFTEMYPNFEGNYCCGGGGGAWALPFREERVFYGRIKQRQIRNTKAKLVVTSCHNCRDQIMKSLRKEYDLDVEVKYIWELVADALILEPEKSEEE, encoded by the coding sequence ATGATCGAGATTCGTGTGGGAGAATTTGCCGAAAAGCTCGGCGTGCATCGCAACACGGTGCGCAATTGGATCAAGAACGGCACCTTGCGCGCCACGAGCACGGTTGCCAAGAAGTATTTCATCCAGCTTGAAGACCTGCGCCGCTTCTGCCGCTTTCAGTCCATACCGGAAAGCGTTTTCACCCAGTTGGCACAATGGGATGTCGAGTCTTTACCAGTCAAGGAGGAAACCATGAATATAAACACAACGAGTGCCCCCGAATTGAGAACGATCGGGATACGCGACAATCTTCTACGGGCCGATCCCCAATGGGCCGACGTGTGCCTGACCTGCGGCAGCTGCGCCAGTGCCTGTCCCATCTCCGGCGTGGACGGTCTTGACCCGCGCAAAATCGTCCGCATGGTGGTGCTGGGACGCACCAAGGAAGTGGTTGATTCCAACTGGACCTGGAAGTGCACCTTGTGCGGCAAGTGCGAAGAAGCCTGTCCCATGAATGTGGAACTGGTCAAACTCTTTCGCCGGATCCGCGGACTGCGGGAACGCGAGAAGGTACCCGGCCCTCTGCACAAGGGGGTGCTGATGGCGCTGCGCCGCGGCAACAACCTGGGCATACCCAAATCCGAATTCGTCGACCTGCTCGTGGAAGTCGGTGAAGAGCTGGCTGAAGAATGCTGCCCCGGTTTCGCCACTCCCGTCGACGTGCAGGGCGCCAACCTTCTGGTCACCGTCAACTCCAAGGAACCTTTCGGTGAACCGGACGACATGAAGTTCTGGTGGAAGATTTTCCATGCCGCCGGGGAATCCTGGACCATTCCTTCGGAGAATTGGGAAGGGGTCAACTGGGGACTGTTCACCGGTGACGACGAGGCCATGCGGATCATGGTCGGCCGCCTGGTGGACAACATGTACCGTCTGGAGGCGAAAAAACTTGTCCTGCCCGAATGAGGCCACGCCTATTATGCCACCCGGTTCGGGTTGGAGAAATGGTACGCGGAAGACCTCAAGAAATTTGAGATCGTCACCATTTTCGACGTCCTCATGGAGTACCTCAAGTCGGGACGCATCAAGGTCGATCCTGCCCTGCATTCCGAGCTCACCACCTATCACGATCCATGCAACTACGGAAGGAAGTCGCTGAAGGCATTCGGGATCGGCTATTTCGAAGAGCCGCGATGGATCGTGCGGCAGTGCTGCCCGAACTTCACCGAAATGTATCCCAACTTTGAAGGCAACTACTGCTGCGGCGGCGGCGGCGGCGCCTGGGCCCTGCCCTTCCGCGAGGAACGCGTCTTCTATGGTCGTATCAAGCAGCGCCAGATCAGAAACACCAAGGCCAAACTGGTCGTCACATCCTGCCACAACTGCCGGGACCAGATCATGAAGAGCCTGCGCAAGGAATACGACCTTGACGTCGAAGTCAAATACATCTGGGAACTGGTGGCCGACGCCTTGATCCTGGAACCCGAAAAATCTGAAGAGGAGTAA
- the rfbA gene encoding glucose-1-phosphate thymidylyltransferase RfbA: MGLPGHPTAISSKSEQSPGTWKGIVLAGGAGTRLYPTTRAVSKPLLPVYDKPMIYYPLSVLMQAGIRDILIITTPMDLPRFQALLEDGRQWGVKFSYVEQPHPAGIPDAFVLGRDFIGNDRVCLILSDNIFHGDGLEAILRRALRLKTGGLVFGYWVHDPHRYGVVEFDGSGKVIGIEEKPSVPKSNFAVTGLYLFDSRVVEIAARLVPSERGELEIIDVIREYLHLGELQVELLGGEITWMDAGTHESLAEACTFVEIAESRRGVKVACLEEVAYRMGYIGPEQVRSLAKPLSKNGYGRYLLQMVENRAL, from the coding sequence ATGGGTCTTCCCGGTCATCCCACTGCGATTTCGTCCAAGTCCGAGCAGTCGCCCGGCACATGGAAGGGAATCGTCCTTGCCGGCGGCGCCGGCACCCGGCTCTATCCCACCACCCGGGCCGTGAGCAAACCGCTGCTGCCGGTCTACGACAAGCCCATGATCTACTACCCGCTGTCCGTTTTGATGCAGGCGGGGATCCGGGATATCCTCATCATCACCACCCCCATGGATCTGCCCCGGTTCCAGGCTTTGCTCGAGGACGGCAGGCAGTGGGGAGTGAAGTTCTCCTATGTCGAACAACCGCACCCGGCCGGAATTCCGGATGCGTTCGTTCTCGGACGGGATTTCATCGGCAACGACCGTGTCTGTCTCATTCTGAGCGACAACATTTTCCACGGGGACGGCCTGGAGGCAATCCTTCGGCGGGCTCTGCGGCTCAAGACCGGAGGCCTCGTCTTCGGGTATTGGGTACACGACCCGCACCGATACGGCGTGGTGGAATTCGACGGTTCCGGTAAAGTCATCGGCATCGAGGAAAAGCCGTCCGTTCCGAAATCGAATTTTGCCGTCACGGGCCTGTATCTTTTCGACAGCAGGGTTGTGGAAATCGCGGCGCGGCTCGTTCCTTCCGAGCGCGGGGAATTGGAAATCATCGACGTGATCAGAGAATACCTCCATCTTGGAGAACTGCAGGTCGAGCTGCTGGGGGGCGAGATCACGTGGATGGATGCGGGGACCCACGAGTCGCTCGCGGAAGCATGCACGTTTGTGGAAATCGCCGAAAGCCGCCGAGGCGTCAAAGTGGCATGCCTCGAAGAGGTGGCCTACAGGATGGGGTACATAGGGCCGGAGCAGGTCCGCAGTCTTGCAAAGCCTCTTTCCAAGAACGGTTATGGCCGGTATCTGCTGCAAATGGTGGAGAATCGGGCGTTGTGA
- a CDS encoding PEP-CTERM sorting domain-containing protein (PEP-CTERM proteins occur, often in large numbers, in the proteomes of bacteria that also encode an exosortase, a predicted intramembrane cysteine proteinase. The presence of a PEP-CTERM domain at a protein's C-terminus predicts cleavage within the sorting domain, followed by covalent anchoring to some some component of the (usually Gram-negative) cell surface. Many PEP-CTERM proteins exhibit an unusual sequence composition that includes large numbers of potential glycosylation sites. Expression of one such protein has been shown restore the ability of a bacterium to form floc, a type of biofilm.) codes for MKRSISVICLVCLVALAPALSFPVVEQTAGWGTSSAIAAETGSKDRNPGTSNISDSGTGGLNQRPTKPSKIPEPATIVSILAGVAGVALFVRWRKKGRG; via the coding sequence ATGAAGCGTAGCATTTCAGTGATCTGTCTTGTTTGCCTGGTCGCCCTGGCGCCGGCCTTGTCGTTTCCAGTCGTGGAGCAGACGGCCGGATGGGGCACGAGTTCCGCCATCGCAGCCGAAACCGGCTCCAAGGACCGGAACCCCGGCACGAGCAATATCTCCGACTCCGGCACGGGCGGATTGAACCAGCGCCCCACCAAACCGAGCAAGATCCCGGAACCCGCCACCATCGTCTCGATTCTTGCAGGGGTGGCCGGCGTGGCGTTGTTTGTCCGGTGGAGGAAAAAGGGCAGGGGCTGA
- a CDS encoding fibronectin type III domain-containing protein, giving the protein MTESRASFVRTTKFRRIRRLTTFLVALAAVLSIAPDAFPASVTLSWNPVSFKNLRGYRIYCGTSHRNYSRRVTLGKATSGTVTNLVKGRTYYFAVTSYAAGVESGFSKEVVFPPNEASIHDTRLQTGDSGDASDTPASEGAFELQVLSRTDPPAPGVNDAGGDSVAALDSGGMQPHESVYLEAEAGALEVPLETGVTTSATGFIRVPVGLEPVSDPLREGGTATYAFTVTAAGDYTFWGREYCPYSTRNSFFVSVDSGPFLTWNTAIVNGWLWDQVRDGSSGSPLKLRLGAGDHTLRIKQKEDGTRLDKILITSAPQPFPSTLYCAVSRGVPGRWSITDPDPPGAKVVSVFDDERGGPVTELSGSETANAFHLGGRDLDGWHNTRQFVLEWSMKFSEDYVVSVHVQTTDGYREIRYKPLIGNGPGDDRTIDCGLGPGTLDGDWHTFARHLQKDLSRAQPGVKILEVNGFSVRGSGRIDNVRLGAGR; this is encoded by the coding sequence ATGACCGAAAGCAGAGCGTCGTTCGTCCGCACAACGAAATTCCGGCGCATCCGCCGTTTGACGACTTTCCTGGTTGCCCTCGCGGCCGTCCTCTCGATCGCCCCCGATGCCTTTCCCGCTTCAGTCACCCTCTCCTGGAATCCCGTGTCGTTCAAGAACCTTCGCGGCTACAGAATCTATTGCGGCACGTCGCACCGCAACTATTCCCGCCGCGTGACGCTGGGCAAGGCGACTTCCGGGACGGTAACGAACCTTGTGAAGGGCAGAACCTATTATTTTGCCGTAACCTCCTATGCCGCCGGGGTGGAGAGCGGATTCTCAAAAGAAGTGGTCTTCCCCCCGAATGAGGCATCGATCCACGATACGCGCCTCCAGACGGGTGATTCCGGGGATGCGTCAGACACCCCGGCATCCGAGGGCGCATTCGAGCTGCAAGTCTTGTCCAGAACCGATCCCCCGGCTCCCGGCGTCAACGATGCGGGAGGCGATTCCGTTGCGGCGCTCGACTCCGGGGGCATGCAACCCCACGAATCGGTTTACCTGGAGGCGGAAGCCGGCGCTCTGGAGGTCCCCCTGGAAACGGGCGTGACCACGTCCGCCACCGGTTTTATCCGGGTGCCCGTCGGGCTTGAGCCCGTTTCGGACCCCCTGCGGGAAGGGGGCACCGCCACCTATGCATTCACGGTGACCGCCGCCGGAGACTATACCTTCTGGGGACGCGAATACTGTCCGTACAGCACCCGCAATTCCTTTTTCGTCTCGGTCGATTCCGGCCCCTTCCTCACCTGGAACACCGCGATCGTCAACGGGTGGCTGTGGGACCAGGTGCGCGACGGGTCCTCCGGTTCCCCGTTGAAACTGCGGCTGGGAGCCGGCGACCATACGCTCAGGATCAAGCAAAAGGAGGACGGCACGCGCTTGGACAAGATCCTGATCACCAGCGCGCCGCAGCCGTTCCCCTCAACGCTCTATTGCGCCGTATCGCGCGGAGTGCCGGGCCGGTGGAGCATCACCGACCCCGACCCGCCCGGGGCGAAGGTCGTGAGCGTGTTTGACGACGAGCGGGGCGGTCCCGTCACGGAATTGTCCGGCTCCGAAACGGCCAACGCGTTTCACCTGGGCGGCCGGGACCTCGACGGTTGGCACAACACCCGTCAGTTCGTCCTGGAGTGGAGCATGAAGTTCTCCGAGGACTACGTGGTTTCGGTGCACGTGCAGACCACGGACGGCTACCGGGAAATCCGGTACAAGCCTCTTATCGGAAACGGTCCGGGAGACGACCGGACAATCGATTGCGGGCTTGGGCCCGGCACCCTGGACGGCGACTGGCACACCTTCGCCCGCCACCTGCAAAAGGACTTGTCCAGGGCACAGCCGGGGGTAAAGATCCTCGAAGTGAATGGATTCTCGGTTCGCGGCAGCGGCAGAATAGATAACGTGAGGCTCGGGGCCGGCCGTTGA
- a CDS encoding DUF4126 domain-containing protein, translating into MDQLNQIVNTLALTMGVGWASGLNLYAAILTLGILGATGSIVLPPELAVLANPIVIVAAAVMYVVEFFADKVPGVDTGWDTLHTFIRIPAGAILAAGAVGSVDPALAVAAGLLGGGLATVSHATKAGTRVLINTSPEPVTNWTASVTEDVMVVGGIWTALHYPWVFLGFLILFILIAIWMLPKLWRGIKKVFAFFGRLFGKKSPTT; encoded by the coding sequence ATGGACCAACTCAACCAGATCGTCAACACCTTAGCCCTGACCATGGGCGTAGGCTGGGCCAGCGGCCTCAACCTGTACGCCGCGATTCTCACGCTTGGAATCCTTGGCGCCACGGGCAGCATCGTTCTTCCTCCGGAGCTTGCGGTTCTGGCCAACCCGATTGTCATCGTAGCGGCCGCTGTAATGTATGTTGTTGAATTTTTTGCTGATAAAGTCCCGGGTGTGGATACGGGATGGGATACGCTGCACACCTTCATCCGCATTCCCGCCGGGGCGATCCTGGCCGCCGGGGCGGTCGGCTCCGTCGACCCGGCGCTGGCGGTGGCCGCCGGCCTGCTTGGAGGTGGTCTGGCCACCGTGTCCCACGCCACGAAAGCCGGTACCAGAGTGCTCATCAACACCTCGCCGGAGCCCGTCACCAACTGGACAGCCTCCGTCACGGAGGATGTGATGGTTGTCGGCGGAATCTGGACGGCACTCCATTATCCCTGGGTGTTCCTGGGTTTCCTGATCCTCTTCATTCTCATCGCCATCTGGATGCTTCCCAAGCTGTGGAGGGGCATCAAGAAGGTGTTCGCTTTCTTCGGACGTCTGTTCGGCAAGAAATCTCCCACCACGTGA
- a CDS encoding class I SAM-dependent methyltransferase, which yields MTIEADPEWWKTMFDELYLLTDARSVCDEEITRREVDLICRLLPIRSDQRVLDLCSGHGRHSLEFCARGFSRCILVDYSEYLLRCGRSRALERNHSMGFIQADARSTGLASASFDHVLILGNSFGYLRDAAGDGEILKEAHRVLRPAGWLLLDLADGTAVREKLSPEAWHEIGREIIVCRRREVEGDTVFVREMVLSKEKGLLRDRTYAIRFYDPAQIAALLNRTGFESVRVLTDFSPHRTPGDYGFMNRRMIALGRKV from the coding sequence ATGACCATCGAAGCCGACCCCGAATGGTGGAAAACGATGTTTGATGAGCTCTATCTCCTCACCGATGCCCGCTCGGTTTGCGATGAGGAGATCACTCGGCGGGAGGTGGATCTCATCTGCCGGTTACTCCCGATCCGCTCGGACCAACGCGTTCTGGACCTGTGCAGCGGCCACGGGCGGCACAGCCTGGAGTTTTGCGCGCGAGGCTTCAGCCGATGCATCCTGGTCGACTACTCCGAATACCTGCTCAGATGCGGCCGGTCGCGCGCACTGGAACGTAATCACTCGATGGGCTTCATCCAGGCCGACGCCAGGAGCACCGGGCTTGCCTCGGCAAGCTTCGACCACGTGCTGATTCTGGGAAACTCCTTCGGATATCTGCGCGATGCCGCGGGAGACGGCGAAATCCTGAAGGAAGCCCACCGTGTGCTCCGTCCCGCCGGCTGGCTGCTGCTCGACCTGGCCGACGGAACAGCCGTCCGGGAAAAACTGAGTCCCGAGGCATGGCACGAGATCGGCCGGGAAATAATCGTCTGTCGCCGGCGGGAAGTGGAAGGCGACACCGTATTCGTCCGTGAAATGGTCCTGAGCAAGGAAAAAGGCCTGCTCAGAGACCGCACCTACGCCATCCGATTCTACGATCCCGCCCAGATTGCAGCGTTGCTGAACCGGACCGGATTCGAAAGCGTCAGGGTCCTCACCGACTTCTCACCGCACCGCACGCCGGGCGACTACGGATTCATGAACCGTCGCATGATCGCTCTGGGGCGGAAGGTCTGA
- a CDS encoding DUF885 family protein, producing the protein MPEYQPELTDEYFDYLAQRFPVMCASDEFHFLPRAVAASRHYDRLDDFDRAGIEECIATIEEYRRKFGRLAAVESDPEKLTDLEMLDSSIAGILIELDSKEVWRHDPLLYLKIAFIGLDHSLTKPTPSHDERLQRTRARLQAIPRLLQQAAENIDRVAHSTLQAALAMLVDCRSYLSETADTYVPQDSGRFTAALEKTRSALDAFGTFLGAVRSVPDREFAFRSLEVTLRDRFRSHRSLSEVDEIAVEEWRENLCRLERLQRKIDPGKSWRELYHGYLPEDAAGRDTLVLYDREMKRLKRFFESHGFSEVMPAGWPVVCRTPTYLQSVRGSASFSAAFSRDGTEEDYFYITTQASGQGRDRSAELLRKRFHREYKFLAAHETFPGHYLLDSTRRMLDNPVRSQIESALFYEGWAYYVESLLTEYGYADHPLDLLVDCKRRLWRAARCRIDIGLHSGRLSPDDALGLLTTAGFGMEEACGQISRFRLNPGYQLCYSLGRFEIMRLRETYAGGMGHDGFHRLMLEGGEPPFHAIEKRLRNAVNATP; encoded by the coding sequence ATGCCGGAGTACCAGCCGGAACTGACCGATGAATACTTCGATTACCTGGCCCAGCGTTTCCCGGTGATGTGCGCCAGCGACGAATTCCACTTTCTTCCCCGGGCGGTGGCGGCGAGCCGGCACTACGACCGGCTGGACGACTTCGACCGCGCCGGAATCGAGGAATGCATCGCCACGATCGAGGAGTATCGGCGCAAATTCGGCCGTCTGGCCGCCGTCGAGAGCGATCCGGAAAAGCTCACCGACCTCGAGATGCTCGATTCCAGTATTGCCGGCATCCTGATCGAACTGGACTCCAAGGAGGTGTGGCGGCACGATCCCCTCCTCTACCTCAAAATCGCCTTCATCGGGCTCGATCATTCGTTGACCAAACCTACCCCGAGCCACGATGAACGGCTGCAAAGAACCCGGGCGCGCCTCCAGGCGATTCCCCGCCTGCTCCAACAAGCTGCGGAAAATATCGACCGGGTGGCCCACAGCACACTCCAGGCCGCGCTCGCCATGCTCGTCGATTGCCGGAGCTATCTTTCCGAAACCGCCGATACGTATGTGCCCCAGGATTCCGGACGATTCACGGCCGCTTTGGAGAAGACCCGATCCGCCCTGGACGCGTTCGGGACATTTCTTGGCGCGGTCAGGTCCGTTCCGGACCGCGAGTTTGCCTTCCGGAGCCTGGAGGTCACTCTGCGGGACAGATTCCGATCGCATCGGAGCCTGTCCGAAGTGGATGAGATCGCCGTCGAGGAATGGCGCGAGAACCTTTGCCGCCTGGAACGCCTGCAAAGGAAGATCGACCCCGGGAAATCCTGGAGAGAGCTGTATCATGGATACTTGCCGGAAGACGCGGCCGGTCGTGACACCCTGGTGCTCTATGACCGCGAGATGAAAAGGCTGAAGCGTTTTTTCGAATCGCACGGCTTCAGCGAGGTCATGCCGGCGGGGTGGCCGGTGGTCTGTCGGACCCCCACTTACCTGCAATCCGTGCGGGGCTCGGCATCCTTCAGCGCCGCCTTTTCGAGGGACGGGACCGAAGAGGATTACTTCTACATTACGACCCAGGCCTCCGGACAGGGGCGCGACCGATCAGCGGAGCTTCTCAGGAAGCGGTTTCACCGGGAGTATAAATTCCTCGCCGCCCATGAGACCTTCCCGGGGCACTACCTGCTGGATTCCACCCGGAGAATGCTCGACAATCCAGTGCGAAGCCAGATCGAATCGGCACTTTTCTACGAGGGCTGGGCCTATTACGTGGAATCACTCCTGACCGAATACGGGTACGCCGATCATCCCCTGGACCTGCTGGTCGACTGCAAACGGAGACTCTGGAGGGCCGCGCGTTGCCGGATCGACATCGGGCTTCATTCTGGGAGACTGAGTCCCGACGACGCCCTGGGTCTGTTGACAACCGCCGGGTTCGGCATGGAGGAAGCCTGCGGACAAATCAGTCGCTTTCGGCTGAATCCCGGCTATCAACTCTGCTACAGCCTGGGTCGATTCGAGATCATGCGACTCAGAGAGACTTACGCGGGCGGAATGGGGCACGACGGGTTTCACCGACTGATGCTCGAAGGCGGTGAACCGCCGTTTCATGCGATCGAGAAGCGGCTCCGGAATGCGGTGAATGCCACCCCATAG
- a CDS encoding flagellar biosynthesis anti-sigma factor FlgM, with amino-acid sequence MRAEKNPDLPGSRANLPVEKVDGKARHGKEIVSAGGNETCIAAHVIKITEEIKNGETPLARIEAIRGLLLRGAYTIEPDEIARKMLGEIW; translated from the coding sequence ATGAGAGCGGAGAAAAACCCGGATCTTCCGGGTTCCCGTGCGAACCTGCCGGTGGAGAAGGTCGACGGAAAGGCCCGACATGGGAAAGAAATCGTGTCGGCAGGCGGCAATGAGACGTGCATTGCGGCCCATGTGATTAAGATAACGGAAGAAATAAAGAATGGAGAAACGCCGCTCGCGAGAATAGAGGCGATCAGAGGTCTTCTCCTCCGTGGTGCTTACACGATCGAACCCGACGAAATCGCGCGGAAGATGCTGGGAGAAATCTGGTAG
- a CDS encoding S1C family serine protease codes for MNRFLIVMVLAVSALIFHSSFHGGGQAADFPSNQELGARNVALKMTQFDFASGLKQDANGKPNGNGVELMEAGSFGSGFLVDEEGTIVTNYHVARKSFKGEALFQEGSRFEIRNIKVYDLPNDIAILKISGQKSFPSCVLGDSNTVEPRDKVLAVGNPLGMGLNITEGSVSQVVRNDLKQTERINHTATITSGNSGGALYRGNEVIGINAAVMVNPAYGGSTGFFYAIPINKAKKLLADPQFNRLLSLEQIFPPNVELIVNKAQQLDGVTGQIQPARQKGNEVDPGAWKAGFQSLALTDYGFLVESPSENICMVLLDSQNRTKGFARMKHKQYLPLFVSSNYPEQYSIVLLNFNNKPVNFGLKTYRLVW; via the coding sequence ATGAACAGGTTTCTTATCGTGATGGTGCTGGCCGTTTCGGCGCTGATCTTCCATTCGAGTTTTCACGGCGGTGGACAGGCGGCCGACTTCCCATCGAACCAGGAGCTGGGGGCTCGGAATGTCGCATTGAAGATGACGCAGTTCGATTTCGCGTCCGGGCTCAAGCAGGACGCGAATGGAAAGCCGAACGGCAACGGGGTGGAGCTCATGGAGGCCGGCTCATTCGGGAGCGGTTTCCTGGTCGATGAGGAAGGAACGATCGTTACAAACTACCATGTCGCGCGCAAGAGCTTCAAGGGTGAGGCCCTGTTTCAGGAAGGTTCGCGGTTCGAGATCCGGAATATCAAAGTCTACGATCTTCCAAACGATATAGCCATATTGAAAATAAGCGGCCAGAAGAGCTTTCCCTCATGCGTGCTCGGCGACTCCAACACGGTTGAACCCCGGGACAAGGTATTGGCCGTGGGCAACCCCCTCGGCATGGGACTCAACATCACCGAGGGAAGTGTCAGCCAGGTGGTCAGAAATGATCTCAAGCAGACCGAAAGGATCAACCACACCGCAACGATCACGTCCGGCAACAGCGGGGGGGCGTTGTACCGCGGGAACGAGGTGATAGGAATCAATGCGGCCGTCATGGTGAACCCGGCTTACGGCGGCAGCACGGGGTTCTTCTATGCCATTCCCATAAACAAGGCAAAGAAGTTGCTCGCAGACCCGCAGTTCAACAGACTTCTGTCCCTGGAGCAGATTTTCCCGCCCAATGTCGAATTGATCGTGAACAAGGCTCAGCAGTTGGATGGAGTGACCGGCCAGATCCAGCCCGCGCGCCAGAAGGGGAATGAAGTTGACCCCGGAGCCTGGAAAGCTGGCTTTCAAAGCCTTGCATTGACTGATTATGGGTTTCTGGTCGAATCGCCTTCGGAAAATATTTGTATGGTATTGCTGGACTCGCAGAATAGAACGAAGGGGTTCGCCAGGATGAAGCACAAGCAGTATTTGCCTTTGTTCGTGAGCTCGAATTATCCGGAACAGTACTCGATAGTCCTTTTGAATTTCAATAACAAGCCGGTGAATTTCGGTTTGAAAACGTATCGCTTGGTCTGGTAG